A single window of Eucalyptus grandis isolate ANBG69807.140 chromosome 1, ASM1654582v1, whole genome shotgun sequence DNA harbors:
- the LOC104442507 gene encoding wall-associated receptor kinase-like 8, with product MNREKMILAKLKPVSETAFVILMLVLAAEAESPSQSLALPGCQDTCGDLTNIPYPFGIGRGCFLDPLYEIDCQQTPNISTPVLKNFGVVVLKIKLPRSSEFPGLIKVAQPIFYSPPSCTTNQQTDPPLDLTDSHGTFLYSQIQNIFVAGGCHSMAFMVSREMVLGCNSSCDSKSLSCFNDTYCCNTTIPDGIARYSVEFKNLDGKAIATGDDECSYGFLVSRRWWYNTNLSSLLPPAVPVVLEWGVDCASLLLSRNQEGSSGTCDVFRPSHGYCLCYCSEGYSGNFHLPQGCQDIDECKDPEIHCPGMCVNRQGSYNCIKIETIAIIVGGTAIGAIVLLLPSSWFYNKRRRTAKLKQIFFERNGGLLLEQCLSSIEDNHAEKGKLFASSELDTATDHFNENRILGQGGQGTVYKGMLTDGMIIAVKKLKFVDPGQLEQFVNEIVILSQINHRNVVKLLGFCLESEMPLLVYEFIPNGTLYQYLHGPAREFPVSWEVRLRIANEVAGALSYLHFAVAKPVYHRDIKSSNILLDEKYRAKVADFGASRAITIDQTHLTTMVRGTFGYLDPEYYQTSQFTDKSDVYSFGVVLVELLTGEKPISQLRVEEGRNLASYFVISMEENRLFDVLDKEVLDHGEKEEIIAVSNLAKRCLNPNGRYRPTMKEVAMELERVQSLRNPTIVWQNEEEIDHVRTGSIHAPGAIPMLMQSGAEVELTSMEEDQSL from the exons ATGAATCGGGAGAAAATGATCCTAGCGAAGCTGAAACCCGTATCTGAGACGGCGTTTGTTATTCTCATGCTTGTTTTAGCAGCTGAAGCAGAATCACCTTCTCAGAGTCTGGCCTTACCGGGCTGTCAAGACACATGTGGCGATCTCACTAACATTCCCTATCCTTTTGGAATCGGACGCGGCTGCTTCTTGGATCCCCTGTACGAGATCGATTGCCAGCAAACTCCTAACATCTCTACTCCAGTACTAAAGAATTTTGGCGTGGTGGTGTTAAAGATCAAGCTACCACGAAGTTCAGAATTCCCAGGCCTCATTAAGGTTGCGCAGCCGATATTCTACTCCCCTCCTAGTTGTACTACGAACCAACAAACCGACCCCCCGTTGGACTTAACGGACAGTCACGGCACTTTCCTTTACTCCcagattcaaaatatttttgttgccGGAGGTTGTCACAGCATGGCCTTCATGGTCAGCAGAGAGATGGTCTTAGGATGCAACTCTTCCTGCGATTCCAAATCACTATCTTGCTTTAATGATACCTATTGCTGTAATACTACGATCCCCGATGGAATCGCCAGATACAGTGTAGAATTCAAGAATCTCGATGGCAAAGCCATAGCCACAGGGGATGACGAATGCAGCTACGGCTTCTTGGTCTCCAGAAGATGGTGGTATAACACTAATTTATCCAGTTTACTACCACCAGCCGTTCCGGTGGTGCTCGAATGGGGGGTAGATTGTGCTTCTCTGCTGTTGAGTAGAAACCAAGAGGGCAGCTCCGGCACCTGCGATGTTTTCAGGCCGTCTCATGGTTATTGTCTATGTTATTGCAGTGAAGGCTATAGTGGGAATTTTCATCTTCCCCAGGGATGCCAAG ATATCGATGAGTGCAAAGATCCAGAAATCCACTGTCCAGGGATGTGTGTGAATCGACAGGGGTCATACAACTGCATAAAAATCGAGACCATCGCCATAATAG TGGGGGGCACGGCTATCGGAGCCATAGTATTACTATTGCCTTCTTCGTGGTTCTACAACAAAAGAAGGCGGACGGCAAAGCTCAAACAAATATTCTTCGAACGGAATGGCGGACTTTTGCTGGAACAATGCTTATCTTCTATTGAAGACAATCATGCAGAGAAAGGCAAGTTATTCGCCTCATCGGAGTTAGACACAGCTACGGACCATTTTAACGAGAATCGAATATTGGGTCAGGGTGGTCAAGGAACTGTTTACAAGGGAATGTTGACAGATGGAATGATCATTGCAGTCAAGAAACTAAAATTTGTGGATCCAGGACAACTTGAACAATTTGTCAATGAGAttgttattctctctcaaatcaATCACAGAAATGTGGTCAAACTGTTAGGATTCTGTTTGGAGAGTGAAATGCCTCTTCTAGTGTATGAATTTATCCCCAATGGAACTCTCTACCAATATCTTCATGGTCCAGCCAGAGAATTTCCCGTCTCTTGGGAGGTGCGTCTAAGAATTGCCAATGAAGTTGCTGGGGCTCTCTCATATTTGCACTTTGCTGTGGCCAAACCGGTGTATCATCGGGATATTAAGTCGTCGAATATACTTTTGGACGAAAAATATCGAGCGAAAGTGGCAGATTTTGGAGCTTCTAGAGCAATTACCATCGACCAAACTCACTTGACCACAATGGTGAGAGGAACCTTTGGATACTTGGACCCAGAGTACTACCAAACAAGTCAATTTACAGACAAGAgcgatgtttatagttttggaGTTGTCCTTGTCGAATTATTGACTGGAGAAAAGCCAATTTCTCAACTGAGGGTGGAAGAGGGCAGAAATCTAGCCTCGTACTTTGTCATTTCGATGGAGGAGAACCGCTTATTCGATGTTCTTGATAAGGAGGTATTAGACCAtggcgaaaaagaagaaattatagCTGTGTCTAATTTGGCGAAAAGATGCTTAAACCCTAATGGAAGGTATAGGCCTACAATGAAGGAAGTGGCGATGGAATTGGAGCGAGTACAATCACTACGAAATCCCACAATTGTCTggcaaaatgaagaagagattGATCACGTTAGAACTGGATCTATCCATGCACCAGGTGCGATTCCCATGTTGATGCAATCGGGAGCAGAAGTGGAACTGACTTCAATGGAGGAGGATCAATCACTCTGA